The Myotis daubentonii chromosome 9, mMyoDau2.1, whole genome shotgun sequence genome has a segment encoding these proteins:
- the CDC42BPG gene encoding serine/threonine-protein kinase MRCK gamma isoform X1, producing the protein MKAETGEFFEGGHPGKGADYNSHPAPGPRASRAPLPKLRKRRPLPRQPSGAAEPRASPPGGGPARAQVRPGLGPRRGLAGSPAPRDPRLAPPRPGVSGARARPPTSWPGLAPPPLASALPPSPTVGPPIGRRAPARPSGGGAEGGAGRPGEGALEASEEGDSGEGGRVGGGRAEDPRTDRRTDRRRTCGGPGSSPGRSLGRSHGAAAACAGAAGAGRGRRRPGPRRPLGSAAGAAPRAQQRPPAARAQRGAVPELGPFVTKVKELRLQRDDFEILKVIGRGAFGEVAVVRQRDSGQIFAMKMLHKWEMLKRAETACFREERDVLVKGDSRWVTALHYAFQDEEYLYLVMDYYAGGDLLTLLSRFEDRLPPELAQFYLAEMVLAIHSLHQLGYVHRDVKPDNILLDMNGHIRLADFGSCLRLNNSGMVDSSVAVGTPDYISPEILQAMEEGKGHYGPQCDWWSLGVCAYELLFGETPFYAESLVETYAKIMNHEDHLQFPLDVPDVPVSAQDLIRRLLCRQEERLGRGGLDDFRNHPFFKGVDWEQLASSTAPYIPELRGPVDTSNFDVDDDTLNHPGTLPPPSHGAFSGHHLPFVGFTYASGSPGPESSSEQLAALERKLRCLEQEKTELSRKLQEALQVPSDHRELEQLRKEVQTLRDRLSESLRDSKAPLSQTDGPPAGSDSDLQQERDRLLQELAEARAGLRAQEKELCRAQGGREELLQRLQETQERVAASASQTQALSSQLEEAQAARRDLQAQVATLSREVTQLQRQRERSLEKESSRVKTVHTASETNGTGSPEGGPQEAQLRKEVAALRVQLEQARGHGPSGKEEALCRLQEENRRLSREQERLVEELEREQQSRQRLEGERRETEGNWEAQIADILSWVNDEKVSRGYLQALATKMAEELESLRNVGTQTLPARPLDHQWKARRLQKMEASARLELQLALDAEIRARQSLQEQLTQVQEAQLQVESHLQEAEQQNRGLQQELAALRGELRTRGPGDTKSSNSLIPFLPFRSSEPQKDSAKDPGISGEAPRPGVEPELRPEGRRSLRLGAVFPRGPAATTAPAEGPPAKPGSHMLRPRSFPSPTKCLRCTSLMLGLGRQGLGCDACGYFCHWTCAPQAPPCPVPPDLLCTALGVHPETGTGTAYEGFLSVPRPAGVRRGWQRVFAALSDSRLLLFDAPDPRLSPASGALLQALDLRDPQFSATPVLASDVIHAQSKDLPRIFRVTASQLTVPPVTCTVLLLAESEGERERWLQVLGELQRLLLDTRPRPRPVYTLKEAYDNGLSLLPHTLCAAIIVSQQLSEEDQDRLALGTEEGLFVIHLHSNDIFQVGECRRVQRLALSPTAGLLAALCGRGPSVRLFPLAELESAELTGAKIPESRGCQALAAGRILQARTPVLCVAVKRQVLCYQLGPGPGPWHHRIRELQAPAPVQSLELLGDRLCVGAAGAFLLYPLLNEAAPLALGGNLMPEELPPSRGGLGEALGAVELSLSEFLLLFTTAGVYVDSAGRKSRIHELLWPALPTGWGYTVPYLTVFSENSIDVFDVRKAEWVQTVPLKRVRPLNPEGSLFLYGAEKVRLTYLRNRLAEKDEFNIPDLTDNSRRQLVRTKSKRRFFFRVSDEQRQQQRREMLKDPFVRSKLISPPTNFNHLIHVGLTDKKPSARDPPPAPEGKGRGARSSVPQRPHSFSEASRRPASMGSDGNADPMKKKPWTSLSSESVSCPQGSLSPAASQIQVSERPRSLPPAPESESSP; encoded by the exons ATGAAAGCAGAAACTGGCGAGTTTTTTGAAGGGGGACATCCCGGGAAGGGAGCGGACTACAACTCCCATCCGGCTCCGGGGCCGCGGGCGTCCCGAGCCCCTCTCCCTAAGCTGAGAAAGAGGCGGCCGCTGCCCCGCCAGCCGAGCGGAGCTGCCGAGCCCCGGGCATCCCCACCTGGTGGGGGGCCGGCGAGGGCCCAGGTCAGGCCGGGTCTAGGGCCGCGCAGGGGTCTAGccggctcccccgcccccagagacccccgcctggccccgccccgcccaggagTTAGTGGCGCTCGGGCCCGCCCCCCCACTTCCTGGCCGGGATTGGCTCCGCCCCCGCTCGCCTCCGCCCTCCCACCTTCACCTACTGTCGGACCTCCCATTGGCCGGCGCGCACCTGCCCGTCCgtcggggggcggggcggagggcggggcggggcgcccaGGTGAGGGCGCGCTGGAGGCCTCGGAGGAAGGTGACagcggggagggcgggagggtggggggaggacgcGCGGAGGATCCGAGGACGGACAGGCGGACCGACCGACGGCGGACATGCGGAGGGCCCGGCTCTAGCCCCGGCCGGAGCCTCGGCCGCAGCCATGGAGCGGCGGCTGCGTGCGCTGGAGCGGCTGGCGCGGGGCGAGGCCGGCGGCGGCCCGGGCCTCGACGGCCTCTTGGATCTGCTGCTGGGGCTGCACCACGAGCTCAGCAGCGCCCCCCTGCGGCGAGAGCGCAACGTGGCGCAGTTCCTGAGCTGGG CCCCTTCGTCACAAAAGTGAAGGAGCTGCGGCTGCAGAGAGATGACTTTGAGATCTTGAAGGTGATCGGCCGAGGCGCCTTcggggag gtcGCCGTGGTGAGGCAGAGGGACAGTGGGCAGATTTTTGCCATGAAAATGCTGCACAAATGGGAGATGCTGAAGAGGGCCGAG ACAGCCTGTTTCCGGGAGGAGCGGGACGTTCTGGTGAAAGGGGACAGCCGGTGGGTGACGGCTCTGCATTACGCCTTCCAAGACGAGGAGTACCTG TACCTGGTGATGGACTACTACGCCGGTGGGGACCTCCTCACTCTGCTGAGCCGCTTTGAGGACCGCCTCCCGCCCGAGCTGGCCCAGTTCTACCTGGCTGAGATGGTGCTGGCCATCCACTCCCTGCACCAGCTGGGTTACGTCCACAG ggatGTCAAGCCGGACAATATCCTCCTGGACATGAACGGGCACATCCGCCTGGCTGACTTTGGCTCCTGCCTACGTCTCAACAACAGTGGCATG GTGGACTCGTCAGTGGCCGTGGGGACTCCCGACTACATCTCCCCTGAGATCCTGCAGGCCATGGAGGAGGGCAAGGGCCACTATGGCCCACAGTGTGACTGGTGGTCACTGGGGGTCTGCGCCTACGAGCTACTCTTCGGGGAAACGCCCTTCTATGCTGAATCCCTGGTGGAAACCTACGCCAAGATCATGAACCATGAG GACCACCTGCAGTTCCCCTTGGATGTGCCGGATGTGCCGGTCAGTGCCCAGGACCTGATCCGCCGGCTGCTGTGCCGCCAGGAGGAGCGTCTGGGCCGAGGAGGGCTGGACGACTTCCGGAACCATCCCTTCTTCAAAGGTGTGGACTGGGAGCAGCTGGCGAGCAGCACTGCCCCCTACATCCCTGAGCTTCGCGGGCCTGTGGACACCTCCAACTTCGATGTGGACGATGACACCCTCAACCATCCG GGGACCCTGCCGCCGCCCTCCCACGGGGCCTTCTCAGGCCACCACCTCCCATTCGTGGGTTTCACCTACGCCTCGGGCAG TCCCGGCCCCGAGAGCAGCTCCGAGCAGCTGGCTGCCCTGGAGCGGAAGCTCCGCTGTCTAGAGCAGGAGAAGACGGAGCTGAGCCGGAAGCTCCAAG AGGCCCTGCAGGTGCCCTCAGACCAccgggagctggagcagctgcgGAAGGAAGTCCAGACCCTACGGGACAGGCTGTCAG AGTCGCTGAGGGACAGCAAGGCCCCCTTGTCGCAGACGGATGGGCCCCCTGCTGGTAGTGACAGTGACCTGCAGCAGGAGAGAGACCGGCTCCTGCAG GAGCTGGCCGAGGCCCGGGCAGGGCTGCGGGCACAGGAGAAGGAGCTGTGCAGAGCtcagggcgggcgggaggagcTGCTCCAAAGGCTGCAGGAGACCCAGGAGAGAGTGGCGGCCTCAGCCAGCCAGacccaggccctgagctcccagcTGGAGGAAGCCCAGGCTGCCCGGAGGGAC CTGCAGGCCCAGGTGGCCACCCTGAGCCGGGAGGTGACACAGCTTCAGAGACAGCGGGAGCGAAGCCTTGAGAAAGAATCTTCCCGGGTCAAG ACCGTCCACACTGCCTCTGAGACCAACGGCACGGGATCGCCTGAGGGCGGGCCTCAGGAGGCCCAGCTGAGGAAGGAGGTGGCCGCCCTGCGTGTGCAGCTGGAGCAGGCCCGCGGCCACGG gcccAGTGGAAAGGAGGAGGCCCTCTGCCGGCTACAGGAAGAGAACCGGCGGCTGAGCCGCGAGCAGGAGCGG CTTGTGGAAGAGCTGGAGCGGGAGCAGCAGAGCCGGCAGCGGCTGGAGGGCGAGCGGCGGGAGACAGAGGGCAACTGGGAGGCCCAGATCGCCGACATCCTCAGCTG GGTGAATGATGAGAAGGTCTCAAGAGGCTACCTGCAGGCCCTGGCCACCAAGATGGCAGAGGAGCTGGAGTCCTTGAGGAACGTGGGCACCCAGACACTCCCTGCCCGGCCGCTG GACCACCAGTGGAAGGCAAGGCGGCTGCAGAAGATGGAGGCCTCGGCCAGGCTGGAGCTGCAGTTGGCCTTGGATGCCGAGATCCGCGCCAGGCAGAGCTTGCAGGAGCAGCTGACTCAGGTGCAGGAGGCGCAGCTGCAGGTCGAGAG CCATCTGCAGGAGGCCGAGCAGCAGAACCGGGGCCTGCAGCAGGAGCTGGCTGCTCTGCGGGGGGAGCTGCGGACCCGCGGGCCAGGAG ACACCAAGTCCTCAAACTCCCTGATTCCCTTCCTGCCTTTCCGGAGCTCAGAG CCCCAGAAGGATTCTGCCAAGGACCCTGGCATCTCAGGAGAGGCCCCAAGACCCGGAGTGGAGCCAGAGCTGAGGCCGGAGGGCCGACGCAGCCTGCGCCTGGGG GCTGTGTTCCCCAGAGGGCCTGCTGCTACCACAGCCCCTGCAGAAGGTCCTCCTGCCAAG CCTGGCTCACACATGCTGCGCCCCCGGAGTTTCCCGTCCCCCACCAAGTGTCTGCGCTGCACCTCGCTGATGCTGGGCCTGGGccgccagggcctgggctgtgaCG CCTGCGGCTACTTCTGTCACTGGACGTGCGCCCCACAGGCCCCACCCTGTCCTGTGCCCCCTGATCTCCTCTGCACAGCCCTGGGAGTACACCCCGAAACAGGCACGGGCACTGCCTACGAGGGCTTCCTGTCG GTGCCGCGGCCTGCGGGCGTCCGGCGGGGCTGGCAGCGGGTGTTTGCCGCCCTCAGCGACTCGCGCCTGCTGCTGTTCGACGCCCCAGACCCTCGGCTCAGCCCGGCCAGCGGggccctcctgcaggccctggaTCTGAG GGACCCCCAGTTCTCAGCCaccccagtcctggcctctgATGTTATCCACGCCCAGTCCAAGGACCTGCCACGTATCTTCAGG GTGACAGCCTCCCAGCTGACGGTGCCGCCCGTCACGTGCACTGTGCTGCTGCTGGCGGAGAGCGAGGGGGAGCGGGAGCGCTGGTTGCAGGTGCTGGGCGAGCTGCAGCGGCTGCTGCTGGACactcggccccggccccggcctgtGTACACCCTCAAGGAGGCCTACGACAACGGGCTGTCCCTGCTGCCGCACACGCTCTGCGCTGCCATCATCG TCTCACAGCAGCTGAGTGAGGAAG acCAGGACCGGCTTGCTCTGGGCACCGAGGAGGGGCTGTTTGTGATCCACCTGCATAGCAATG ACATCTTCCAGGTGGGCGAGTGCCGGCGGGTGCAGCGGCTGGCTCTGAGCCCCACTGCGGGCCTTCTGGCCGCGCTGTGTGGCCGAGGCCCCAGCGTGCGCCTCTTCCCCCTGGCCGAGCTGGAGAGCGCAGAGTTGACAGGCGCCAAGATCCCTGAGTCTCGAGGCTGCCAGGCGCTGGCAGCCGGGCGTATCCTGCAGGCCCGCACCCCTGTGCTCTGTGTAGCTGTCAAGCGCCAAGTGCTCTGCTACCAGCTgggcccaggcccggggcccTGGCACCACCGCATCCGTGAGCTGCAGGCACCAGCACCTGTGCAGAGCCTGGAGCTGCTGGGCGACCGGCTGTGTGTGGGCGCAGCTGGTGCCTTCTTGCTCTACCCGCTGCTCAATGAGGCTGCGCCCTTAGCCTTGGGGGGCAATCTGATGCCTGAGGAGCTGCCGCCATCGAGAGGGGGCCTGGGCGAGGCGCTGGGTGCCGTGGAGCTCAGCCTTAGTGAGTTCTTGCTGCTCTTCACCACTGCTGGGGTCTACGTGGACAGCGCCGGCCGCAAGTCTCGCATCCATGAACTGCTGTGGCCAGCATTACCCACAGGCTGGG GTTACACAGTCCCCTACCTGACGGTGTTCAGCGAGAACTCCATCGACGTGTTTGATGTGAGGAAAGCAGAATGGGTCCAAACGGTGCCGCTCAAGAGG GTGCGACCCCTGAACCCAGAGGGCTCCCTGTTCCTCTATGGCGCCGAGAAGGTCCGCCTGACCTACCTCAGGAACCGTCtggcag AGAAGGACGAGTTCAACATCCCCGACCTCACTGACAACAGCCGGCGCCAGCTGGTCCGCACCAAGAGCAAACGCCGCTTTTTTTTCCGGGTGTCGGACGAGCAGCGACAACAGCAGCGCAG GGAGATGCTGAAGGACCCCTTCGTGCGCTCCAAGCTCATCTCACCGCCCACCAACTTCAACCACCTGATACACGTGGGCCTTACGGACAAGAAGCCCAGCGCCAGGGACCCGCCCCCG GCTCCTGAAGGGAAGGGCCGAGGTGCCCGCAGCTCCGTCCCGCAGCGGCCCCACAGCTTCTCCGAGGCCTCGCGGCGCCCAGCCTCCATGGGCAGCGATGGGAACGCGGACCCCA TGAAGAAGAAGCCGTGGACATCCCTGTCCAGCGAGTCCGTATCCTGCCCGCAGGGATCTCTGAGCCCCGCAGCCTCCCAGATACAG GTCTCAGAGCGGCCGCGgagcctcccccccgcccctgaaTCAGAGAGCTCCCCTTGA
- the CDC42BPG gene encoding serine/threonine-protein kinase MRCK gamma isoform X2 has translation MKAETGEFFEGGHPGKGADYNSHPAPGPRASRAPLPKLRKRRPLPRQPSGAAEPRASPPGGGPARAQVRPGLGPRRGLAGSPAPRDPRLAPPRPGVSGARARPPTSWPGLAPPPLASALPPSPTVGPPIGRRAPARPSGGGAEGGAGRPGEGALEASEEGDSGEGGRVGGGRAEDPRTDRRTDRRRTCGGPGSSPGRSLGRSHGAAAACAGAAGAGRGRRRPGPRRPLGSAAGAAPRAQQRPPAARAQRGAVPELGPFVTKVKELRLQRDDFEILKVIGRGAFGEVAVVRQRDSGQIFAMKMLHKWEMLKRAETACFREERDVLVKGDSRWVTALHYAFQDEEYLYLVMDYYAGGDLLTLLSRFEDRLPPELAQFYLAEMVLAIHSLHQLGYVHRDVKPDNILLDMNGHIRLADFGSCLRLNNSGMVDSSVAVGTPDYISPEILQAMEEGKGHYGPQCDWWSLGVCAYELLFGETPFYAESLVETYAKIMNHEDHLQFPLDVPDVPVSAQDLIRRLLCRQEERLGRGGLDDFRNHPFFKGVDWEQLASSTAPYIPELRGPVDTSNFDVDDDTLNHPGTLPPPSHGAFSGHHLPFVGFTYASGSPGPESSSEQLAALERKLRCLEQEKTELSRKLQEALQVPSDHRELEQLRKEVQTLRDRLSESLRDSKAPLSQTDGPPAGSDSDLQQERDRLLQELAEARAGLRAQEKELCRAQGGREELLQRLQETQERVAASASQTQALSSQLEEAQAARRDLQAQVATLSREVTQLQRQRERSLEKESSRVKTVHTASETNGTGSPEGGPQEAQLRKEVAALRVQLEQARGHGPSGKEEALCRLQEENRRLSREQERLVEELEREQQSRQRLEGERRETEGNWEAQIADILSWVNDEKVSRGYLQALATKMAEELESLRNVGTQTLPARPLDHQWKARRLQKMEASARLELQLALDAEIRARQSLQEQLTQVQEAQLQVESHLQEAEQQNRGLQQELAALRGELRTRGPGDTKSSNSLIPFLPFRSSEPQKDSAKDPGISGEAPRPGVEPELRPEGRRSLRLGAVFPRGPAATTAPAEGPPAKPGSHMLRPRSFPSPTKCLRCTSLMLGLGRQGLGCDACGYFCHWTCAPQAPPCPVPPDLLCTALGVHPETGTGTAYEGFLSVPRPAGVRRGWQRVFAALSDSRLLLFDAPDPRLSPASGALLQALDLRDPQFSATPVLASDVIHAQSKDLPRIFRVTASQLTVPPVTCTVLLLAESEGERERWLQVLGELQRLLLDTRPRPRPVYTLKEAYDNGLSLLPHTLCAAIIDQDRLALGTEEGLFVIHLHSNDIFQVGECRRVQRLALSPTAGLLAALCGRGPSVRLFPLAELESAELTGAKIPESRGCQALAAGRILQARTPVLCVAVKRQVLCYQLGPGPGPWHHRIRELQAPAPVQSLELLGDRLCVGAAGAFLLYPLLNEAAPLALGGNLMPEELPPSRGGLGEALGAVELSLSEFLLLFTTAGVYVDSAGRKSRIHELLWPALPTGWGYTVPYLTVFSENSIDVFDVRKAEWVQTVPLKRVRPLNPEGSLFLYGAEKVRLTYLRNRLAEKDEFNIPDLTDNSRRQLVRTKSKRRFFFRVSDEQRQQQRREMLKDPFVRSKLISPPTNFNHLIHVGLTDKKPSARDPPPAPEGKGRGARSSVPQRPHSFSEASRRPASMGSDGNADPMKKKPWTSLSSESVSCPQGSLSPAASQIQVSERPRSLPPAPESESSP, from the exons ATGAAAGCAGAAACTGGCGAGTTTTTTGAAGGGGGACATCCCGGGAAGGGAGCGGACTACAACTCCCATCCGGCTCCGGGGCCGCGGGCGTCCCGAGCCCCTCTCCCTAAGCTGAGAAAGAGGCGGCCGCTGCCCCGCCAGCCGAGCGGAGCTGCCGAGCCCCGGGCATCCCCACCTGGTGGGGGGCCGGCGAGGGCCCAGGTCAGGCCGGGTCTAGGGCCGCGCAGGGGTCTAGccggctcccccgcccccagagacccccgcctggccccgccccgcccaggagTTAGTGGCGCTCGGGCCCGCCCCCCCACTTCCTGGCCGGGATTGGCTCCGCCCCCGCTCGCCTCCGCCCTCCCACCTTCACCTACTGTCGGACCTCCCATTGGCCGGCGCGCACCTGCCCGTCCgtcggggggcggggcggagggcggggcggggcgcccaGGTGAGGGCGCGCTGGAGGCCTCGGAGGAAGGTGACagcggggagggcgggagggtggggggaggacgcGCGGAGGATCCGAGGACGGACAGGCGGACCGACCGACGGCGGACATGCGGAGGGCCCGGCTCTAGCCCCGGCCGGAGCCTCGGCCGCAGCCATGGAGCGGCGGCTGCGTGCGCTGGAGCGGCTGGCGCGGGGCGAGGCCGGCGGCGGCCCGGGCCTCGACGGCCTCTTGGATCTGCTGCTGGGGCTGCACCACGAGCTCAGCAGCGCCCCCCTGCGGCGAGAGCGCAACGTGGCGCAGTTCCTGAGCTGGG CCCCTTCGTCACAAAAGTGAAGGAGCTGCGGCTGCAGAGAGATGACTTTGAGATCTTGAAGGTGATCGGCCGAGGCGCCTTcggggag gtcGCCGTGGTGAGGCAGAGGGACAGTGGGCAGATTTTTGCCATGAAAATGCTGCACAAATGGGAGATGCTGAAGAGGGCCGAG ACAGCCTGTTTCCGGGAGGAGCGGGACGTTCTGGTGAAAGGGGACAGCCGGTGGGTGACGGCTCTGCATTACGCCTTCCAAGACGAGGAGTACCTG TACCTGGTGATGGACTACTACGCCGGTGGGGACCTCCTCACTCTGCTGAGCCGCTTTGAGGACCGCCTCCCGCCCGAGCTGGCCCAGTTCTACCTGGCTGAGATGGTGCTGGCCATCCACTCCCTGCACCAGCTGGGTTACGTCCACAG ggatGTCAAGCCGGACAATATCCTCCTGGACATGAACGGGCACATCCGCCTGGCTGACTTTGGCTCCTGCCTACGTCTCAACAACAGTGGCATG GTGGACTCGTCAGTGGCCGTGGGGACTCCCGACTACATCTCCCCTGAGATCCTGCAGGCCATGGAGGAGGGCAAGGGCCACTATGGCCCACAGTGTGACTGGTGGTCACTGGGGGTCTGCGCCTACGAGCTACTCTTCGGGGAAACGCCCTTCTATGCTGAATCCCTGGTGGAAACCTACGCCAAGATCATGAACCATGAG GACCACCTGCAGTTCCCCTTGGATGTGCCGGATGTGCCGGTCAGTGCCCAGGACCTGATCCGCCGGCTGCTGTGCCGCCAGGAGGAGCGTCTGGGCCGAGGAGGGCTGGACGACTTCCGGAACCATCCCTTCTTCAAAGGTGTGGACTGGGAGCAGCTGGCGAGCAGCACTGCCCCCTACATCCCTGAGCTTCGCGGGCCTGTGGACACCTCCAACTTCGATGTGGACGATGACACCCTCAACCATCCG GGGACCCTGCCGCCGCCCTCCCACGGGGCCTTCTCAGGCCACCACCTCCCATTCGTGGGTTTCACCTACGCCTCGGGCAG TCCCGGCCCCGAGAGCAGCTCCGAGCAGCTGGCTGCCCTGGAGCGGAAGCTCCGCTGTCTAGAGCAGGAGAAGACGGAGCTGAGCCGGAAGCTCCAAG AGGCCCTGCAGGTGCCCTCAGACCAccgggagctggagcagctgcgGAAGGAAGTCCAGACCCTACGGGACAGGCTGTCAG AGTCGCTGAGGGACAGCAAGGCCCCCTTGTCGCAGACGGATGGGCCCCCTGCTGGTAGTGACAGTGACCTGCAGCAGGAGAGAGACCGGCTCCTGCAG GAGCTGGCCGAGGCCCGGGCAGGGCTGCGGGCACAGGAGAAGGAGCTGTGCAGAGCtcagggcgggcgggaggagcTGCTCCAAAGGCTGCAGGAGACCCAGGAGAGAGTGGCGGCCTCAGCCAGCCAGacccaggccctgagctcccagcTGGAGGAAGCCCAGGCTGCCCGGAGGGAC CTGCAGGCCCAGGTGGCCACCCTGAGCCGGGAGGTGACACAGCTTCAGAGACAGCGGGAGCGAAGCCTTGAGAAAGAATCTTCCCGGGTCAAG ACCGTCCACACTGCCTCTGAGACCAACGGCACGGGATCGCCTGAGGGCGGGCCTCAGGAGGCCCAGCTGAGGAAGGAGGTGGCCGCCCTGCGTGTGCAGCTGGAGCAGGCCCGCGGCCACGG gcccAGTGGAAAGGAGGAGGCCCTCTGCCGGCTACAGGAAGAGAACCGGCGGCTGAGCCGCGAGCAGGAGCGG CTTGTGGAAGAGCTGGAGCGGGAGCAGCAGAGCCGGCAGCGGCTGGAGGGCGAGCGGCGGGAGACAGAGGGCAACTGGGAGGCCCAGATCGCCGACATCCTCAGCTG GGTGAATGATGAGAAGGTCTCAAGAGGCTACCTGCAGGCCCTGGCCACCAAGATGGCAGAGGAGCTGGAGTCCTTGAGGAACGTGGGCACCCAGACACTCCCTGCCCGGCCGCTG GACCACCAGTGGAAGGCAAGGCGGCTGCAGAAGATGGAGGCCTCGGCCAGGCTGGAGCTGCAGTTGGCCTTGGATGCCGAGATCCGCGCCAGGCAGAGCTTGCAGGAGCAGCTGACTCAGGTGCAGGAGGCGCAGCTGCAGGTCGAGAG CCATCTGCAGGAGGCCGAGCAGCAGAACCGGGGCCTGCAGCAGGAGCTGGCTGCTCTGCGGGGGGAGCTGCGGACCCGCGGGCCAGGAG ACACCAAGTCCTCAAACTCCCTGATTCCCTTCCTGCCTTTCCGGAGCTCAGAG CCCCAGAAGGATTCTGCCAAGGACCCTGGCATCTCAGGAGAGGCCCCAAGACCCGGAGTGGAGCCAGAGCTGAGGCCGGAGGGCCGACGCAGCCTGCGCCTGGGG GCTGTGTTCCCCAGAGGGCCTGCTGCTACCACAGCCCCTGCAGAAGGTCCTCCTGCCAAG CCTGGCTCACACATGCTGCGCCCCCGGAGTTTCCCGTCCCCCACCAAGTGTCTGCGCTGCACCTCGCTGATGCTGGGCCTGGGccgccagggcctgggctgtgaCG CCTGCGGCTACTTCTGTCACTGGACGTGCGCCCCACAGGCCCCACCCTGTCCTGTGCCCCCTGATCTCCTCTGCACAGCCCTGGGAGTACACCCCGAAACAGGCACGGGCACTGCCTACGAGGGCTTCCTGTCG GTGCCGCGGCCTGCGGGCGTCCGGCGGGGCTGGCAGCGGGTGTTTGCCGCCCTCAGCGACTCGCGCCTGCTGCTGTTCGACGCCCCAGACCCTCGGCTCAGCCCGGCCAGCGGggccctcctgcaggccctggaTCTGAG GGACCCCCAGTTCTCAGCCaccccagtcctggcctctgATGTTATCCACGCCCAGTCCAAGGACCTGCCACGTATCTTCAGG GTGACAGCCTCCCAGCTGACGGTGCCGCCCGTCACGTGCACTGTGCTGCTGCTGGCGGAGAGCGAGGGGGAGCGGGAGCGCTGGTTGCAGGTGCTGGGCGAGCTGCAGCGGCTGCTGCTGGACactcggccccggccccggcctgtGTACACCCTCAAGGAGGCCTACGACAACGGGCTGTCCCTGCTGCCGCACACGCTCTGCGCTGCCATCATCG acCAGGACCGGCTTGCTCTGGGCACCGAGGAGGGGCTGTTTGTGATCCACCTGCATAGCAATG ACATCTTCCAGGTGGGCGAGTGCCGGCGGGTGCAGCGGCTGGCTCTGAGCCCCACTGCGGGCCTTCTGGCCGCGCTGTGTGGCCGAGGCCCCAGCGTGCGCCTCTTCCCCCTGGCCGAGCTGGAGAGCGCAGAGTTGACAGGCGCCAAGATCCCTGAGTCTCGAGGCTGCCAGGCGCTGGCAGCCGGGCGTATCCTGCAGGCCCGCACCCCTGTGCTCTGTGTAGCTGTCAAGCGCCAAGTGCTCTGCTACCAGCTgggcccaggcccggggcccTGGCACCACCGCATCCGTGAGCTGCAGGCACCAGCACCTGTGCAGAGCCTGGAGCTGCTGGGCGACCGGCTGTGTGTGGGCGCAGCTGGTGCCTTCTTGCTCTACCCGCTGCTCAATGAGGCTGCGCCCTTAGCCTTGGGGGGCAATCTGATGCCTGAGGAGCTGCCGCCATCGAGAGGGGGCCTGGGCGAGGCGCTGGGTGCCGTGGAGCTCAGCCTTAGTGAGTTCTTGCTGCTCTTCACCACTGCTGGGGTCTACGTGGACAGCGCCGGCCGCAAGTCTCGCATCCATGAACTGCTGTGGCCAGCATTACCCACAGGCTGGG GTTACACAGTCCCCTACCTGACGGTGTTCAGCGAGAACTCCATCGACGTGTTTGATGTGAGGAAAGCAGAATGGGTCCAAACGGTGCCGCTCAAGAGG GTGCGACCCCTGAACCCAGAGGGCTCCCTGTTCCTCTATGGCGCCGAGAAGGTCCGCCTGACCTACCTCAGGAACCGTCtggcag AGAAGGACGAGTTCAACATCCCCGACCTCACTGACAACAGCCGGCGCCAGCTGGTCCGCACCAAGAGCAAACGCCGCTTTTTTTTCCGGGTGTCGGACGAGCAGCGACAACAGCAGCGCAG GGAGATGCTGAAGGACCCCTTCGTGCGCTCCAAGCTCATCTCACCGCCCACCAACTTCAACCACCTGATACACGTGGGCCTTACGGACAAGAAGCCCAGCGCCAGGGACCCGCCCCCG GCTCCTGAAGGGAAGGGCCGAGGTGCCCGCAGCTCCGTCCCGCAGCGGCCCCACAGCTTCTCCGAGGCCTCGCGGCGCCCAGCCTCCATGGGCAGCGATGGGAACGCGGACCCCA TGAAGAAGAAGCCGTGGACATCCCTGTCCAGCGAGTCCGTATCCTGCCCGCAGGGATCTCTGAGCCCCGCAGCCTCCCAGATACAG GTCTCAGAGCGGCCGCGgagcctcccccccgcccctgaaTCAGAGAGCTCCCCTTGA